A part of Thermococcus sp. SY098 genomic DNA contains:
- a CDS encoding MarR family transcriptional regulator translates to MQVRGVEVLQVLEALERAPALVSDLVQELRMPAQEVKALLEALRRKGVVDRAESGFYYLVDMQHIKKPVEGFFGEEELIDMANDVLPIDVDPQLDFYSNMDREG, encoded by the coding sequence ATGCAGGTTAGGGGTGTTGAGGTGTTGCAGGTTTTGGAGGCTTTGGAGAGGGCTCCGGCTTTGGTTAGCGACCTCGTGCAAGAGCTCAGAATGCCGGCGCAGGAGGTCAAGGCTTTGCTGGAAGCACTCAGGAGGAAGGGCGTTGTGGATAGGGCCGAGAGTGGGTTCTACTACTTGGTTGATATGCAGCATATCAAAAAGCCAGTGGAGGGCTTCTTTGGTGAAGAAGAGCTGATAGACATGGCTAATGATGTGCTGCCTATTGATGTTGATCCTCAGCTTGACTTTTACTCAAACATGGATAGGGAGGGCTGA
- a CDS encoding AbrB/MazE/SpoVT family DNA-binding domain-containing protein, whose translation MPENQQIIEPLAKFHVPVISKFRVVIPEGEKELFGLNKGTYIEIIIRKINPSNFKPLKRVHTLVKLTSRGMFTINKQIRQELDIEIGDILEILLINYYTLEDLVKDEYKHLLHFVENGFEIIDEHQEREILNMHVRRVG comes from the coding sequence ATGCCAGAAAACCAGCAAATCATCGAACCACTAGCGAAATTTCATGTTCCTGTGATATCTAAGTTTAGGGTAGTTATTCCTGAGGGTGAAAAAGAGCTGTTTGGCTTGAATAAGGGAACTTATATTGAAATAATCATTCGCAAAATCAATCCTTCTAATTTTAAGCCATTAAAACGTGTTCACACTCTCGTAAAGCTAACAAGTAGGGGAATGTTTACGATAAACAAACAAATAAGGCAAGAATTGGACATTGAAATTGGTGATATATTAGAAATCCTACTTATAAATTATTATACCCTTGAGGATTTAGTTAAAGATGAATATAAGCACTTGCTCCACTTTGTTGAAAATGGTTTTGAAATCATAGATGAACACCAAGAAAGGGAAATACTTAACATGCACGTGAGGAGGGTTGGTTAA
- a CDS encoding ribbon-helix-helix domain-containing protein: protein MKKGPGRPRKYPHGVVVVTITLPKEVLEKLDRERKALSLSRGEFISLLLEHYRH, encoded by the coding sequence ATGAAGAAAGGTCCGGGAAGGCCTCGAAAATATCCGCATGGAGTTGTTGTAGTGACCATAACCCTACCAAAAGAAGTTCTTGAGAAGCTTGACAGGGAAAGAAAGGCTCTTTCTCTTTCAAGAGGTGAGTTCATCAGCCTTCTTCTGGAACACTACAGGCACTGA
- a CDS encoding glycosyltransferase family 2 protein, translating to MISIIVPTYNERENLEELVSRISKALEGYEFEIIIVDDDSPDKTWEKAQELAQKYPVRVIRRTKEKGLSSAVIRGFKEARGDIFVVMDADLQHPPEVIPRLIEAIESGADIAIGSRYVKGGKVENWYWWRKLISKGAIMIGRVALPKIRNIKDPVSGFFALRRGVVENVKLNPVGFKILLEILIKGKYSRVVEVPYAFGLRHAGESKLSQKQIFNYLRHLYRLMKWEGEIDRLIKFSIVGMSGIVVNQFFLWLFANILGGGIANLMIANFFATELAILNNFTWNDLWTFRDLKNKPLYRRLFSFHLAALSGAVVQWVIFGALVYLGMHYLIANLIGIGFSFIVRFLVNRHITWG from the coding sequence ATGATTTCGATTATAGTACCAACGTACAACGAGCGGGAAAACCTTGAGGAGCTTGTGAGTAGAATAAGCAAAGCATTAGAAGGCTATGAGTTTGAGATTATAATCGTTGATGATGACTCTCCAGATAAAACATGGGAGAAAGCTCAAGAATTGGCGCAAAAATATCCAGTTAGAGTTATCAGGAGGACAAAAGAGAAAGGTCTCTCTTCTGCTGTGATTAGAGGATTTAAAGAGGCAAGGGGTGATATTTTTGTAGTCATGGATGCTGATTTACAGCATCCTCCGGAAGTAATTCCAAGGCTCATTGAGGCAATCGAGAGTGGGGCTGACATTGCAATTGGCTCCCGCTATGTAAAGGGTGGAAAGGTTGAGAACTGGTACTGGTGGAGGAAGTTAATCTCAAAAGGTGCAATAATGATTGGTCGTGTTGCGCTGCCGAAAATTAGGAACATAAAAGACCCTGTGAGCGGATTCTTTGCTCTCAGAAGAGGAGTTGTGGAGAATGTTAAGCTGAACCCAGTGGGCTTTAAAATCCTCCTTGAGATTCTCATAAAGGGGAAATACAGCAGGGTAGTTGAGGTTCCATACGCTTTTGGTTTAAGACACGCTGGAGAAAGCAAACTCAGCCAAAAGCAGATTTTCAACTATTTGAGGCATCTCTATCGTTTGATGAAATGGGAGGGTGAGATTGACCGTTTGATTAAGTTCTCAATTGTGGGAATGAGCGGAATAGTTGTAAATCAGTTTTTCCTCTGGCTTTTTGCAAACATTCTCGGTGGGGGGATTGCTAATTTAATGATTGCTAATTTCTTTGCGACTGAGCTTGCAATCCTCAACAATTTCACATGGAATGATCTGTGGACGTTTAGGGATTTGAAGAACAAACCGCTTTATAGGAGGCTCTTCAGCTTCCACTTGGCTGCCTTAAGTGGGGCTGTTGTCCAGTGGGTAATATTTGGAGCCCTTGTTTACCTTGGCATGCATTATCTAATAGCGAACTTAATTGGAATTGGATTCTCGTTTATCGTTAGGTTTCTGGTTAACAGGCACATTACTTGGGGCTGA